TCTTGCTTGGCTTTTTCATCAGCGAAGGTGCTGTGCTGGATGTAAGCGGCTCCACACAGCTGGAAGCTCTCATCTGTGCTGAACAGATACTCGATTGCGTCTTGCATCGTCATATCTGCCAGAAGCTTCTCTGAGTTCATCCTATCAACAAACGAGTGAGTGAGACACCGGTCACAGATCATCACATCATAATCGTAACACTCCCAAACTCACCCAGAGATGTCCTTGGCCTGTCCGGTCCTGATCATGGACATCCTGGACTCTCCGTTGGACTGCAGGGAAGACGGGCGTCTCACGGTCCGTTGCATGGCGCCGGCCTGATTGCTGTTAGGCATTCTGGGGACATTGCCATTTCCGTAAGCCTGAGCAGGTTGAGTATTTGGCACCCTGATGAGGGTCTGTCTGGTGGTTTGGGTGCGTACATTGGTGGCGGTGGCCCCGGTGTTGCCGGTGGACTGGAAGCCCAGGTCTGGAGCGCTGCGAGTGGATTTGTAGCTGTACAGTTGGTTAGTGGTCCGGGTTTGGTCAGGGAGGGTGCCTGTAGCGCTGTAGAAGGGCCGATCGATCTTGCTGGGGCCGCTGGTCACCCGCTGACCGCTGAAGCTGCGGGAGTTGGCGGCCTGGCGCACAAAGCCTTGTCTTTGCATACCCTGGACACAGAAACAAATTAACCTTTTCTCTTGTGCTGATATGATAATTTGGCATtaaaaaatggaaatgcaaaaaaGTAATTCAACactaaattttaatatataattaaatgcaaataaaacttTTTACATAGTGCCATCAGACTGTGTATACTTTAGTCTTCATCCTGGAATTATACAGTGAAAACATCATAGTCTGCGCATAGACATTTTTCactaaatgtttcattttgatATTACAATTTCTAATGAAAAAAATCGGAATGCAACCTTCAATCAACAGTAAATTTTGCACTTATATGTTAATGCTGAGAtcctaatttgtaaaaaaaataaaaaaaaaaaaataaaaaaataaaatacaaagattTTAATGCAAAAAGTGCATGGCGCTGGCCTGATTGTTATTAGGCATTCTGGGGACATTGTGGAAACACATCTGCATTGTCTGGAGATAGAAACGGTTCGATTTTTCACTTGAATTTTCATGCTAAATACAcaatttgtaaaagaaagaaatacaatgCTAATGTTACTTTATAATGCTAAAAAaactatcattttaatttaatccatGGCACTGTTTTGCCTGAACAAGAGTGTTAGCCGAAAGTATAACTATGGGCATGTCAATGCATTAAAATTCAAGTGAAGTAGCTCTACATCTATTCAAACAAAGAAGCAACAGTGTGCCGTTTGTGAGAAAATAACTGAATGATTTGTGTAAAAGTATGTCTGTGAATAAATCAATGACAAAACTGTTTTTGCAGAATGTCAAAACAGGGTTTTATGCacttaaaaaaagcataaattaaGTAACACAATGCAGCTGGGATTAGACGCttcactgaagtaaaaaaaaacccaagccatttaaaaaacacagaagGCATTAAGATTCCAGCGGATACGCCCAAATGTAAAGAAGGGTTGGCAGAATACAGTACGTAGAAACTGTTGGTAATACAACACTGGGATGAGTCATACAAAGTAAAGGAGAGGAGTGCTTTCATTTAGCCTTTTTCTGTTATTTCCTTGCATAACTCTATATAGAaaatttaacaagtttttttttatgcaagtagTATAAAAGTAAACACACTGGTATATGGACACACTACAGACTATGTCAAAATAGGTGAAGGTATAACTGCTTTTCATCCACTGACGTCTTTGATGGATGTTTTTTTCAGCTCTCAATTCATATTAACTATTGTTTTTACAAGAATAGCATTTCGAATTTGTAAAATATACGTGTAACCAGTTTATTATTTACCAGCTAAAGACCATTTGACATTTAACGTGTTTCCATTGTCATCCTGAAATTggaaaagtgtgttttaccacCCAACCGTGGGAAACTGAGATGCAAAGTTAGTTCACACACACCTGATGATCTACAAAGACATATGTGCAAACACATGCTGAGTGCATATGGAACAAATTAATGTTTATatccacatacatatatatacatatttgatgACATTTACCCCATTTGTCATGTTTCCTCCTCTGCTGAACGAGGGGCCGCTGAGAGACGCGCCGGGAGAATACTTGAAGTCGTGAAAAACACTGTCACTTTCAGGGCCTGCAATTGAATTATGACAAACgacaaataaaatatgcattggggacattttgaattatgaaaataaaaatataaaactttcaTCTATCTTCATGTAATAcagtaatgtatgtattttacagaggtcaacactttttttttggtaCTTCTGTGGTCTACAACAAAACGAGAGATCACAATCCTCTGAAAACAGGTTTTATTGAAAAGTTACTCTATTATGGCTTTATCCAGGTCAAAGTAAGTATTTTTATATGACTGAATGAAACCAAATACCTTGGTTTAcaacaaaagtgattttttttggtgcacattttcactttttaCAGTATTGAATTTGCAAGTGTTTTTTCCATTAACAATTAGAGTTCATATTAGAAATTACGGACTGTTTATTATGTGTAGTGTACGTCTTAATTAACTAGTTATATAAAGGCAAAGACAATATTTAACATGACTGAATGAAACCAAATACCTTggtcagtgttgggggtaacacattacaagtaacactAGTTCCTTAAACAGATTACCTTTTTctagtaactagtaaagtaacgaattacttttttaatttacaagaaaatatctgagttactttttcaaaaaagtaacacCAGGGGAAACTTTGTTTTCCCAtgtattgactgacaagtctcctgtccccaaTCTGGGAGAAATGGgaagtacagaggcgttgtgtgaacatgatgttactgtagttctagactaaatgtgaatgtgatttaattcatcccactcacacaaaaataaactgaTTTAGTAATTATCATTGgtgcttcattgttttgtttttttgttgctgaagagtgttgaaccgtCTTCTCCTGTGTTGTACTGTACAGacatgaatttacttttccttcagcctgaggtttattcattacatgttttggtgtaaaaaaagggggggggggggattttccATGTGCTATGAATAGaatttcttatattaaaaacaatcaagccctgcttatatttaaaaagtaacgtgAAAGCAACACAAAAATGTAACATAacattacttttcataaaaagaaactaagtaacgtaattagttaaCTTTTTAGGCAGTAACACAATATTTTAATCAATTACTTTTAagagtaactttccccaacactgactGAAAGTGAATTTGAGAAAAAGAAATCGCTCATTTTCACAGAATTGAATTACGTACATATAATGATTTATCCATAAATGATAAGAGTTTATAGAATCaatgcattttaacatgtataATTTACTTCTAAATTAAGTTTAATCAAATGATTATATATGACTGACTAGTATTTTAAAGGCAAATACATTACATAACATGACTGAATGAACCCAAATAcctgtttaaaataaaagtgatttcTTTTAACTATTAAATGACTATTAAATGTCCTCTTGTGTTTGACCGATCAATAAAAATAggtattattagaataaaactccATCAAACAATTCCACACTTCTTGTATCAATCAATTCTTTTGTTCTCTtgggacaaaataaataaataaaaaatgataaaaaatatagagAAGATTTTAACCTTCAATATAGGCCACAATTATACTACCAGTAAACAAATAATGAGGAGCTGTTTATCAAAAGACTAAAACTAGACACATTTTTCTTGAAAAGCATACGaaaatattactttatatattattttatggttACGCATGAGTAGACTACATGCATAAAACCGGACATCAGCTTGTACGCCTACATACTACGTATTTATTATAGAACTTGCAAAAATAGAGTCAAAAAAGTCCGATAATAGTTCCATACTGTTAACATTTAAGTATAAACTGTACAAAGTACCACGATTTCGCCATATaatatcacagaaaaaaaacgaAAACATGGCAATACCATGGAACGCTTTTGAAAATGAAGTCCAGGGAAGAAGGATACCATGGTATTCCCATATTAGAAGTAAAGAAGGGTGTGTTATCAGCTGAAGTGCACTCACTGGTGGGGGACGGGAGACCAGACACGCTTTTGCTGCTGTATTTGGACTTGCTCCTCTTGATGGTGTGAACCTGCTCCAGAACTCGCTGCTGCGCGGATCTCAGCTCGCGATCGGACGGAAGCGCGAGGGACGTGTCCTCCACATCTCCGAGGGACAGAGCCGATTTTAAAGGTTCGGGCATCATTTTGCCTTTTGTCTCCACTCCAGAGACAGGTGAGGTCCTATTCGTAAAGCTCCAGCTATCTGCTCCGTCTGGCTGCTCTGGGTTTGATTCAGGGTTTGACTCACAGAGAGATTCACCTGGTCCTGCCCTCATCCACGCCCATGACGCCCATCCAACACCTGTTCTTCTGCTCCTCTCACTCCTCATTACACCAAGAAAGCTCATTAATGATAGAACAAAGCGTCACTTTTAATAAAGATAATAGATATACTTTAAAAGGGTCCAATTTTCATAATATTATGGAAAGGGCGTTGCTATAACAGGCACGTTGTTATATTATAGGCACAACGCACAGGTgtatttattaacaaaacattttaaaagagcaTTTTAAAGAGTCCGGTGgcttttacacatttaaaaggcTACATCTTTAAATATCGAAAGATACAATTCTCCATTAAAAGTGTTCATTAAGTGGCACCTTCCGCTAGAAAATATATAAACCCTatataaatgataacagaacGAGGTGATATTGAAATTAAGATGCAAATTATTGAAATCAGAGCGCTGCATCGAAACTGtgggtttaaaaatatatataataaaatcagagaaaaataaatatataaataaaagatgtagtatttaagataaatataataatgaagCACATTGGTACTTAAATACAGCATTATGAAATTTTCCGGAGTCCAGAAGTTATTTTAAaagaactgtatttattgttaaattaaaaacaatagttATAGGGGACTAtagaaatatgattacaatttacaTCTAGagtattttagcattttaattaagttatacaattaaaataaatattaatttatattaaaattattcctATCAACACCACTAATACAATTTTTGTGGTtgtgtgtcatttttatttaaaatagctcAATAGAATAATGCATTCATTAAATACAGTGCATTATTGTAATGTAAAACAttgatttatatacatttattgtgcAGTATATATGACCATAAGTATATGGCATTAACAACTATACTACACTTGGTTACAGTTTTAACATAttctacaaattaaataaaacaaatttaaataaaaaagctgctttgcatcaaaagcaaaaaaagttacattgtatataatatatatatatttaatactaacATAATTAATATACTTTCTACTTTTCATTCAACTAAATAATTGTATGTATTATTGTACTATCCCTCAAATGAGTTACTAGGGAAAAGTTGCCAATCCAGTTTTGCAGGAGAACTGCCCATCAGAAAGGGCGTCTACACAGTACCGTCCCACTTTCAGTGCTTCACTACCACTGCAGATATTATAAACATGTTTTTCTACCTACAGTATTAAATTAAGACATTGTTTTCTTATGAACAAAGACCTTTTAAGTGCAGTCCTGAGGCCATGCATGAGCACAACTGCTGAGAACCTCCATGACTAAGGTGAGGACTCATCAGCAGAGCAgactgcattaataaaaacacatgtGGAGACAGCAGATCCTGCCACACCCATGACAAAACTGCACCGAGTCATCTGCATGGGCAGGTCCCGCTCCACAATGTATCATTATTGATGTTAGAACATGTCAACAGTACATGACAGCATATACTCTCTAAGACGGCGAATGGGAAAGTCTTTGGATTGGTCCTATTCTTAAGGTACAAAGAGAAGGAGAGGTAAAAAAGTACTTTagttatatatacacaaatatctgGATCTCTATCAAATATCACTAGTTTAACATGTTCACAGATTTAAATGTCAAATGTTATTTACACAAACTACTAAATGTAGCAACtgacagtatactgtatatttgtgtaATTACTGCTACCAAAAACAATTTTTGAAGTTACGAAAGATTCTAATAATACTTGACCAACACTGCACTCTTGTGGCAAGTAGAACACATTGAAACCAAATAAAAACACCAGATTGCTGAAAGATTGATATGCATTGTTTATTCTTTTTATAAAAGGTACAGTTATGTAATAAACATTACATTAGAGAGACATGAGGTTGAACGAAAGGAAGATACACAGCAATGGAGTGGTTTGACCAAACTATTTAATAGTGGTTACAGTACACTGTATGGTTTTATTCTTCTCCGCTTGACTTTCTCAAACAGTAACTGAAAATAACTGAAGATGGTTCTGGTTTCCCAAAACAGTCTCATCATGGACATAAGCTTAACCGTTCACAATGAATGCACAAAACATCACAAACTCATGATtggaaacatttaacaaaaagggaCAGAAACGCCTGCCCAGCAGGTCTCCGTTTACAAGCGTTAGCAAAGACAATTAGCAAGTGATTATACGCTTTCACATGCCATTTACTCTGGTCCATTTTTCTAAAGCAGTGGCTTTTAACCTTTatgagttttgatattttaagttaTATAGAACACTATATTATTTTAGTGgcacatatttgtgtgtgtgtgtgtttgtttaaactaTGCTCTTTAaagaagataaaaacaaaaaatgatttcAATTTACATCTTGAGATTATGTATcgttaaaattttattttagataactAAATAATGCACTTAAATTGttatttgtaaaattaataataacaatgttaatgaaagtgaaaaacgaaagtatgtgtatgtgtaaatttaccatttatgtattattttaattactatacTATATGATGTTAAGTCATTCTGTGACCCTGGTTGAAGaccattatgaaataaataagtaatcTGTCATACAAATAATGATTTTACAAACTTATTGTCTTATTTTCTGGTTTCTTTGATCCCAGGTATTCCTTACATTtcattccttacatttatatagcgcttttctgggcactcaaagtgctttacatagaaagggggaatctcctcaaccaccaccagtggTTATAATTATGAAAAGCTCTAATTCCATTCAAATGTCACACTTGGTTTAACTATCTGGCTACAAATGAACGGAATCCTTGCTGTCTAGTGGCTTTCGCAAATGGTCTGAGGATACAACCTTGGGGGACTCCTTAAGCTGTTCTTGAAAGCTACTTAGTGCCAGTCTCATCTGGTCCTCAGTGCCTTGCAGTGCCTTCACCTCGATGCTGTAAAAGACATACAGCAAGAGTGTGGAGAGGAGGACGGCAAAGCACAGCGCCCCCAGCAGGTAGAAAGAGGCTTTGGGAAAGGGCTGTTCAGTTCCCAGAGCAAACAATGGGATGGCGGCGATTGCTAGCTCAAGCACTAACAGGACAAGACCCATAATGCCTGTTCGCGCTGCTGTGTAGCGCATGCGCTCAGCGCAGTGGAGACCCACCTTTACTTCAGTACGAGCTTCATTGACTGTGTTGACCAGCTCAGGAAGCTTatctgagaaagaaagaaagtgacaaAATGGAAAACCATAcactaacatttaaatgtttgagtTCAGTTAGATTTTGAGCAGCAAACCaacatgttagaatgatttctgaaggatcatatgacaccagagactggaataatgatgctgaaaatacaaccttgcataaattacatgttaaaatatactcaaacagaaaacaattattttaaattgtaacaatgtttcacaatattattgtttttgcggtattttgaatcaaattcattttcaaaaataatcattttttattcatttaattattaacttAATCATTCATTCATGTATATTTTGAGCAATATGAGATAgagtaattcatattttttttagggGCACTGTTCCTTTAAAGCACATCGCATATCCAAAAAACAAGCAAGCAAACCCAAGCAGACAATTTTCAAACTTTATTAAAGCACAGAGCATTAGTTTATTGGCAAGAAGTTTTGTTTTTGAAGCAAAAATGCGTGTATGTTATATTCTAATATCCTGAAGAGCAaatacctgaaacacatccagactGTCTCTTTGAGCACCCATTTCCCTTTGTGGTCTGTGTAAACAGGAACTCGGCCGTGAGAGCCTCGTGATCAGAGTAAGGGAAGGGATGTCCAGGAACAGGGCCTTTAGTGGTGGACAAAGACTCACAGCTCACATCCACTTCCCCTGATCCCTGCCAGAAAAACAGTGCtgtttcattcaaaaacataCGGGTAAAGAAGGCAGTTTTAAACAGATCTGACATGGAAGTAATacttttgttaatttgtttgaATATTTTGTCATTCGTGTCTTGAGTTACTTTTGTTTAAATGACTGAACTGGAGCATAAGCAACAGTATAAGGGTTAGAAAAACACTgcttaaaaaaacagaaaagaccACTTCATAATAAAAACCAGTAGAAAACCCAACAAGTATCTAATATTTACCTTGAACAGGATGTAGTCTATCCGGACTCCTCCTCCAAATGGAACAAGCCCATCTGTGTTTGTGAATGGGTTTTCAGATATATGAGTGTGTCCCTCCTCACATCCCTGAAACAATGACAGGATGGCTGTCATAAATCATGATTTAGAAACCAAGGGGActttttattacacacacactcagtcattaTGAGAAAGCAGGCAGCATCACGCTACAGTACTGACATCAAAGTGAGCGGTCTCACTGAAGCTGTCCTGAAGTCCTGTGTAGTTCCTCATCAGTCTGGTGCCGAGATCGTCCGGGTGCATGTTCAGATCTCCACCCAGAATCACTACGTCCGCTCCAGCACTAGTGTGCCTTCATTAAAAAAGACAACCAGTCGTTAGCATTATATATGTGAGCTGAGAAGTTTAACAAGTCAGAGCTGTGAGATATTTTCAACAAAACTATTGTCCAGTTCAGTGTGATCTCAAAAGCTGAGCAGCACTTTTTAGTACTGACTGCTTTCTGAATCTGGTGTAACCTGATGTAGTTTTGCAAAGAGGCTGTTATCGAAGAACTGTGCAATTAAAACCTATATGAGTCTCAAAATAAACCTGCGGCCATGGCTAAATATAGCAGACGTTTAGCACCTTATGAACTGTTGCAGCTCCCAGGCTTGAACCACTCGGTGCGGGAGATACGAGTCTTTCTCTCGGCAATATTCTGCATGCAGCTGCAAAGAGAAGAAACTGCTGTAACACAGAGTAGAAgctaaaaagaataattaaaaaactaataaaaatgcttaaaagaataaaaaaaaaagaacaaaataaacttaccacaaactaaatttaaaatgaaaaaaaaaaaaattaggtaacactttagaataaggttccattagttaatgttagttaactactttcgttaacatgaactaagcaagaacaatccttctacagcatttataagtcttagttcatgttaatttcaacatttactaatgcattatttaaatcaaataatgtccttgttaacattagttaatgcactgtgaattaccatgaactaacaa
This genomic stretch from Carassius gibelio isolate Cgi1373 ecotype wild population from Czech Republic chromosome B6, carGib1.2-hapl.c, whole genome shotgun sequence harbors:
- the smpd2b gene encoding sphingomyelin phosphodiesterase 2, which codes for MTTSPPIRFRVLSLNCWGIRYLSKNCKERFVLIGDLLSQEQLDIALLQEVWCEKDFLFLKKKLNSVYPYSHYFKSGFIGSGLAVFSRHRIHDAFLYRYSLNGYPYMAQHGDWFGGKAVGKVLLNISGLSVHVFVTHLHAEYCREKDSYLPHRVVQAWELQQFIRHTSAGADVVILGGDLNMHPDDLGTRLMRNYTGLQDSFSETAHFDGCEEGHTHISENPFTNTDGLVPFGGGVRIDYILFKGSGEVDVSCESLSTTKGPVPGHPFPYSDHEALTAEFLFTQTTKGNGCSKRQSGCVSDKLPELVNTVNEARTEVKVGLHCAERMRYTAARTGIMGLVLLVLELAIAAIPLFALGTEQPFPKASFYLLGALCFAVLLSTLLLYVFYSIEVKALQGTEDQMRLALSSFQEQLKESPKVVSSDHLRKPLDSKDSVHL